The window cttctctctctctctctctctctctctctctctctttctctctctctctttccttctttccacagcttccccttttttcatatgtatacatatacagacttgtatgaaaaagaaacaaagagagaaagagatagatagatagatagatagatagatagatagatagatagatagatagagagagagagagagagagagagagagagagagagagaaatacatgCTTACTCGAGTTATTCTCATTTGAGTCGAAAATGTGAGGGCCACGAAACGTTTTCCTCATCTTTTTACCCTTATCTACCACTCCTACTACTCCTACCACtagtactattactactactattactactattactagtacTACTGCAACCAATATATGACTGTACTCCTTTTCCGTATTTTCTTAAAGctatgaatgttaaaaaaagagaggaagagagagagagagagagagagagagagagagagagaaagaaagaaagaaaatttatagtcAGTAAGATGGCCGCCTTCAGAGGGGTTGATTTCGAGAGATAACGGCTGGATGTGGCGCAAGGGTAGTGGTGAAGATCGTGGATGGGTTGAACTCGGTGATGTTTCGGGGATGATAAAATGGAGAatgaaattcattgttttaatgaaagagacaaagtgagaaagacagagagacagagagagaaagagagagaaaaagaaatagaaagagagagaaagaaaaagaggaagaaaaagagaagagagagagagagagagagagtaagagagtatCGTTAGGATCGTCTCCCGGGGgcattttctttcttggagcattttcctttttaggAGGTACGGTCGACAGGTGAAAGAGCctctttcttatctctttttcttcttctttttcttctctttctttttcttttttctttatcttctctatttttttcttgactttttgtcgtttctttttcttacgtcTCTCGGCAAGGGTGCCTCGAAGCATCACGACGGTATTCATGGGACTTCGTCGTTGTCGATCTTCCGCATAAAAGAACATGaccgatagaaagagatagaaaggaaaactagaaaattcaaaaagagaaagaaacatacatccgttttctctcactttttttcttttcttttttcttcggaaTATATGAGTATGATGTCGATCTTTTTCACGACATTcaacttttataaataaaagaaacaaaagtaatggactctttttctctctatttatctgtatgatttgaaaaattcactAAATCTTTATCATATCTCACCTGGTCTTTATTTCATCTCATCTCGTTCgtcgtaaatatatatctctattttcatatctctatatctttccATTTTCCGAGAATAATGCACTATTTCGTAattgtcgattttatcttcggtCTATTGTCATGCTTCGAAGAGAAACGAGATAGCCGAGATAGTTGAATTGGGtatatcgaagagaaaaaaggagtcGTCTAGCAATTTGCGAATATAGCCGTGTAAGTATCGAAGAGACCGATTTAGCCTCGAATCAATTTCGTCGACGAGAtgaagatagatatagagaaagagagagaggaagagaaaagtaaaaaacaggtagaagaattttttctcgtcttttttGCAAAAGTTTCTCACCACCCCCGTCGATACTCAAGAAATAATACCGGCGCCactgatttctctctctttctctctctctctctttttcttccctccccTTCACTTCCGTGGCTTTCTTGCTCCCCTTACTGTACGACTtcgcccttctctctctctctctctctctctcgttttctctctctccctcattctctttctctccctttcgttctctttctctttctctctctctctctctctctctctctctctctctctcgtttatgCACGCGCGCACGCGTCTCCTCGTTCGCCGTTTATTCAACCCCACCAGGCCGTTATTCGTCGACACCGTTGCTGGTACACGCCAttgcagaaagagagaagcctatgagagaaagagttagagagatagagagagtgagagagcaaaagagaaagagagagagagagagagagagagagaaaaggaggcaTCGCACCTCGGCAGTCGTTCGACTCCATCATCACCATTATCACCACAACATATAAGTTTCATacacatctatatataatatcatcgagtatatctatatatatatgttctctctctctctctctctctttttatttttgaatatcaCTGTATGCATGCAGTATGCGTAGTACATACTACATGTCGCAGTCTCCCAGGGTGGGGCTCACGCCTCGAACGTAAAACCGATCCATGTTCGAatttgctttttctctctcttttggagTGACTAAGGAGGGAAagagggtgaaagagagagagagagagagagagagagagagagagagagagtgagagaaagagaaagagagaaagagtgggagaCTGGCTCAACATCCTATGGGCTTCAAAACCGAGAGACGCGTAAAGGTTTATGCCGgtcgaatagagaaagaaaaaaaagaaacgcagATAAGGGGTGAAGTTTCCCCCTTAACGATCGATAAGCTTTTCTCCTACCAAAGGGGAGTCGATAAAGCGATCTTTCTAAGTTTTCGAACGTTGCTTAGGGCTAGTCTAGAATGTCAATGGTTTATCGAACGTAAAACTTTTCCCATTTAATCCTGTCTGAATCTTTTACGAGATGTGCAGAATCGTTACATCCATCTTTTATGTTCTTATCGtcaattctttttgttctttttatgctttttccttttttttcctttaaaactgatttaaaatataacgtatttatctgctcgtatatttattattgagttacaatcaaaattttattttatatcgtgcgatttaaattacatttagagagataatatataataatagtagtaataataataataataatatcgaagaacATAATATATCctctttaatgataatatgtaAACTTTTATGTTATGAACATTATTAGGTGCGTTATTTTAGAAGCCGACAGGTgtctttcatttccttttaatcCGACTTAGCAAGCTGCTGCTAGATCAGCATAAACTGATCTTACATATAATTTCTTCGTGCATTCGTTTACGAGGTTTCTTTCCAAGAATAGAAGCACTTCCGGAAGTGGAAGGATgtagttacatatatatcgatgGAGGAAATAAGATGGATAAAAGAACGAACAGGTGCATGCTTCTTTTGATAAATTCTAAGAAAGGACATCGTTGCTGATGCAACGATGCTGATTCGACTAGATGAAAACCACGTTATACAGTTCTTTACTTTTCTGAATGTATATGCATTTCATGAGCGTGactttataaatagaaatgaatattttctaacgTTTTCTAACGTAGGTACAGATAAGGTAAACGTTCACTAGTCTATCATATTTGAAATacatattgataaataaatagaaagatattctatgtatttgtcaattttataaaataacaattaaaaatgaagtaTTGTATATTTCGTAATATGTATTTCAATATCAGTCATCAAATTGAAAAACATTCGAGCAATCTCACTATTAAACCAGCTTAACCTAGGTATTCCATTTgactttatatttcatttcatttcatttcgattGAGTCATTACAACCGAGAGGATTTTCAATTTTGCAAAAGGAATATCGTGAAACGAGGTCGGTCGGATATAGATCGAGAGTCTATTGTGTTCGAAATTTCTGTTAACCACTGTCCCGAGCACCGATCAGATAAGACAATTTCGAAGGGGACGagattcttttttgtattgtttCGAAAAGTatggaaaataacgatagcaatTTTGTCTTCCTTCCATCCTaacttctttcattctttctttttactgaagcatttcttttttgtctgttttttttttatagaacgtCGATCACAAGATGAAGTTTCGTTCGAAGAAGGGCCAGCTGCCATTCGTCGAGTTGAACGGCGAAGAGATCGCCGATAGTACAATCATCCTTCGCGAACTTAGCTCAAAGTTTGACAAGGATTTAGACGCTGCATTGACGTCTGAACAACGAAGCGTATCACACGCGATGATATCGATGATCGAGAATCATTTGGTCTGGGCAGTTGCGTGCTGGCGTACCAAGAACATGGATCAAGTTTTGAAGGGCTACAAGGTCAATCTCCAACATGCCCTTGGGACACGCATTCCAACTGGAAtccttaatttcttctttaagtTTACGTTTGGGCGCAAGGTAAGATTCACTTTTCGTCATTTAGAGAGTTaggtgtgtacatatatgataTTGATGTGTTAGAAGTTAgacacgtttttttttttagataataaaaataatgtgacagagaaagagagagagagagagagagagagagagagagaaagagagagagagtgagagagagagagataaagataaagatttttaaataagagataaagatttttatttctaggctcacaaaagaacaaaaaaaagttcgTGAAAGATTAGATTaggttttcttttattgttaaaaattttttggaAGTTCacgattatttttgtttctttcttttttaacatcgaTTTTCGAATCCCTTCGTTCTGTCCGCAAGTTTGCAAAGGGAATGCTCTTCGAAAGAGAGTGTTTTGTTACTTGTTGGATTTGCACGGACGCGGACGCGGacgaagggagggagaggaggTATTGCTAAAGAGAAGTCAAGGGAAGAAGGACAATTCAATGGAATTCAATGTAGAGAACAAAGAATCGCGACCGTCTGTAGTGAAATGTAGTGGGATTTATTACAGGGTGCGAGGAAAGTGAAGGCTCAGGGTATGGGCGTGCACACACCGGAGGAAGTCTCCCAATTTGGTTGCGCAGATCTGAAGGTCCTTTCCGACATGTTGGCCGACAAACCGTTCTTCTTCGGTGACGAGCCGACTACGGTaagtgataaaaagagaaagaaattccaAGGCAAGTTTTTCCCATCTCGttcgatttttatcaaattcaagATCGACGAGTCGATACATTTCGATCGTTATGccttttttagaaatattattttcttgaaattaatatatattcgaagTTTATCATTTAATGACTTTGTTCGAAATAGATCAATAACCATATATCTTATAGTAATGatagttattttattactatttataattattattattattattattaatagtagtagtagtcgtagtagtagtaatactagtaatagtaataatggtttttatttgattatatacaATTGTTTCATTTTGTTCCCTTTTCTGACTCAGTTGGACGTTGTTGCATTCGCTCACCTCGCTCAAATTCTTTACATCGACAAAGAGACGCCATACAACCTGAGAGACTACATGCAAGAGAATTGCCCGAATCTGGTTGGTCATTGCTCGCGTATGAAGGAACGATGCTTCCCCGATTGGGACGAGATCTGCTCCACCTTGGACATAAATACGCACTTGCCGAAGCCAGAGAAACAGGAGGAGGGTAAGGAGGGTAAGGAAGAGGCAAAGGAATCGAAAGAAtcgaaggaggagaaggaaggcgACAAGGAGAAGGCGGataaggaggagaaagagatggaaaaggaCAAGGAGGTCGAtgagaacaaagaaaaggagaaggatggGAAATAAGCTGGTGGTGGTTGCGTGGCAGAAAGTAAAATCGTTCGTTGAAAGGATTTAACAGAGGAATAATTAAGGGTGTGTTGTTCGCgagtgggagaaagagagacggagcgagtgaaggagaggaagattgagagggagagagggagagagtctTTTGTATGCATGTTTGTATGCAtgtgtctcttttttcttgtttgctGTGAGcctctgtgtgtatgtgcgtatatgtgtgtacgtctgtgtgcgtgtgtatgaaATGATAGGAATGCGTAAGTATGTCTCGAAGGAAcggacgatgacgatgatgatgatggcgacgacggcgacgacacgacgacgaagacaacgacaatgataatgacggcgatggtgatgatgatgattataattGTAACGGAGATTGCTAAGAGAGAGCTAAGAGGTTAGGAGAAgtagaatgaaagaaggagaggaaagtTTGAGCATgagagagtgggagggagggagaaagaaagaaagagagagataggatgaGAACAGGacgtgaagaagaaagagagaaagaaagagagagaaaagaaaagaagtgttGACGATCAGCAGTGCTCTCTACTTATGCgtatatagattattattaatagaatcaTGTATAATGTTAATACTTCGTTTATTATTGCGCGCGTTCGATCGCATCAACGTTGTACGCCATTTCTCATCGACACCCTTTAAGGACACGCGTGGATTCGAGCGACGCAACTCATCCGAGCCCTTTTTCCCACCCTCTACGTGTGCTCGTGCGTATAAATGTGTTTGAgatagtgagaaagagaaaaaaaggaaaggagaaagaaaaaaagaaaaattgagagaaagtgaaaatgaatgaacgagAATGAATGATGACGAATGATTGAAAGTGAGTAAGCGAGCGAATgagcgagaaaaagaatgataaccAGAGCGCTATTATCGTGAGTCAAAGTAGAATCCAAGTAGGTCTTTTGCAATATATCGAAATGCAATAGCCTAACGCAGGTGTCGTCTCTTTTTATCAGTGGCCAAATGCAATCTACGCTAGGGAAGAATATGTGAAATCGCATGAATTATTCACGAAGatgtttttaacaaaaattagtatgtgtgtatgagagagaaagagagaaagagagagagagagagagagaaagagagaaagagagagaaagatagacaatGTAATATCGAGAGGTCCAAGCGTCTCCTAGCGCCGTGTCGTCGTCGGGACGCTTCCTGCGTCGACCTTTTGACCCTTGCTGTGCAAAGTTACCTTGCGTTTCGTGCAACGTAACGtatacttctacttctacttcttctagtTTCTCCCTTTAGTTGATTGTCTGTCTCTATTTAGGCGCGAGAAAAAGTCTTTCATCgcgacgtttctttttcttttctcctttttccttctcctcttccatcTCCCGTTTCCTTTCAAATTTCGCCGTTCGATATAGAATCTACGAACAATCTCCCgcaaagatatatttaatcgaatttttacTGCTGTctcgaaaaaacaaaaataaaaaaaaataataaaaaaaaacaataaaaagaaaaaagaaaagagcagCCTAAATGCTAAAACAAAGTCGTTCGCTCGTCGAGAAATCTCGGATtgagtgaaaaaagaagagaaaaaaagaaaaaaggaacttgattaattaattaattaattaattaaagataaggaaatatattataaaaaattaaaaagacaaaaaaattaaaaaacgtcTCTCGAAGCGCACGACTTTCGTTccggagagaaaaataaatttctaatgcTCGAGTGTGTAAAGGAAAGTATGTGAAAAgagcaaagaaagagagagagagagagagagagagagagagagagagagagagagagagagagagagagagagtgagagagagagagagtgagagacggagtgagagaggggaggagagagaaagagagaaaggaagaatgatTATGAATGACTCCGTTCATTCATCCaattgattgatcgatcgatcgatcagtcGATTCGATCTATGAAATCGAAGTTTTAgcagtagaaaaaaaagagcgtcgagagaagaaaaactcTCTCGAACGaaaatcataaatttaatCGAGCAGTTTAGCACGAAAGACATCTTTTTTACAATCTTAGTAgattttctattatcatttttttttttttttaataatttttatatttactttctttcttttttctatcccctctctttctctttcactctctctttctgtcccctcttctctctctctctctctctctctctctcagtctctcaGTCTCTCAGTCTCACATTTTCTCACTTTGCACCATCACtgtcattactttttttaatgatcttattttctcttttttattgtttacttttcgtttattaaatttctttttttttctctcttctcgtcgTTTTCTCTCATGGCGGATCATCATCGAGGCGCCCCGAGATCGTTCActcttcttcctccacctTTTTGATTTTCCTATCCCTTTTGCTCACTTGCTTACTCCCTTCCCTCTGTCAcccttattcctttttttattatatccacCCATTTCCTTACACAcgtgttttataaatattatatatgtatctatgtatatctctctctctctctttctctcacgatAAATAGTTCGCTTTTAATGATCTTTTTATcgctcttattctttttttttctttttttttatatatttttcttttatcgatgcgtctctctctcttcccttattatatttgttcgttaattattttacttcttttttattaattttctttttttttattatttttcttttttcttaacttttgtttttttctcttcccgcAAAGCGAAGACTATACTTCTCTTTACGCGACATCGACGGCACACTTTCTCACTATTgcttaattcttttttgtacATTGTATAGATCGTTTTTAATGAGAGAGCGCGGTACGCTAGATCCGATTAATGGCAACGGAAGGATGCGTAAATGCGCgaatcgtaaaaaagaaaaatatatatatatatatatacacacaaaatgAATACGTGTGCTTCGCGCCCTTTgtattttgtcttcttttttcttttttttcttttaatattattattattattattattttttttttttttttattttaacaatgaaCGACCATGACCACAAGCGACGAATTTTACAGTCTCTTGTTGTTTCtccatattttttatctttttattcgtttcctTTCGTCACATTTAATTCTCTCGTCCAAATCAGTTGTCGTttctcatttttgttttatttttatttttatttttatttttatttttattttttttgtttccggTTCTCGAAGCTCTGTGCTGTCCCTTCCCTTATCCCCATCCCTTACCCTCACCACATCctattcctcttcctccttgtAGTTTTTTACGATagagacgacgatgatgatttaTCTCGAACGTCATTAAGGGTAATTTAACCTTGCGTAATACAAAGTGTCTTTCACGCATCGAAACTGACATTTGATGTATTAAATGTTATCGAACGGGAATTGAAGTTTTTTCTATAGGCGCTGCACAAGCAGCAGCCGCAAATATTCCACAAAGACACGAGatgatacatttatatttaagtagctttactattattaatgacgattatgattattacacatgaggggaaaaaaaagaaaaaaaagtgatgaggtaaaaaaaaagaaaggaaaacaaaatataaattagtgTGTGGAGCTGTTTATACTTAGGACGATGCATACGTTTACAACCGTGgttacgattattatgaattattattatgactatgaataaataatataaaattagtgACAAAACACATGGACAAGACCATCAAGTTGCAGCACAGTAGGTAGGCACACCCCAGTACAGTAAGATTATTGTAAgaggaatattattaataataattataatatgactGCTCGTTTTATGCTCGGCGCTATAcatttcattgtcattattatatcaccatttattaacgatatacatacgaacaaataaaatgtgtttataaatataacgtgATCTTTAAGAAGTTCGTCTGGACTTTATTGTTCCAAGATGATTATTTTCTCAACCGTCCGTtttgatttgttttattttcgatgATTATGGGAGGAGTCATAAAAATGGATAAATGATTTAAAGTAAGAAAACAACAGATATGATTTTTTCGTTGGATCTAACAACGATTTATTATCGTACAATTTTATAGATTCTCTTTAGCAACAACGATCTTTtcaatattcttcttctttctttttttttctacattttgtTACCTCACAATATCGGCCAGAAATCTTGTCTTATTGTTAAATCTATATTATAGATTATCTAAGAATTAAGACTATCGAACAAATTTTCtgtatgttatttcttttttttttttcttttatatatatatattattttttattctcttttaacaACAATATTCTCTATCGGCCACTAAGATATGTTTCGTATTGCTAGATTTTAATCAATATAGATACAATGATTTCTAAATAGAGCGCGGTAAAGATTCTACTGCATTTTTCTAAAactaatttcaattatattcgaAAGATCACGCGATACGATAATAGTACATAAGTACTACATACGTACAGGTAAAAAACTATTAacgcattttatttataacgcATATTATACATTGAATATCTCTAGtattaattctcttttcttttcatctataTCACCTTTACAACGAGCATTTTAGATCTTCATTTAACATTGTTGCGTATGGTTGAATCCCGACAAAATGGCACGAATTTGCCAAGCGTATATTTTTTAcgttatatatctttctttttttttaattctttctttttatttttttgtctctatagtaaatatattcgGTCCCAAATCGAGGCCATCGCATTCGAGGTAGCGCGATTACATTATAAAGTTTTTAGATAATCACGTTCGACATCGTTTTATgcaatacatatttttacattaattattattgtaattttcttttagcgCAAGGCGAATATTAATGAAACTACTGATCGACGTTAGAACACTTAAttgacaattattttcttttttataacgatCGAAACGTCATATCTGCTATGCACCGATTtctattattgaatttttccaattaaatgaattaaacttttttttcgttctcattATTGGCAGAaggatacttcttttttcctcttttttctttagaaaaattataacgccTATAGAAATCGGCGTTCTTCTTTAATCGACCGCTATTGctacgatttttaattatattgctTCGATTTGGCTATTGCATTACTCACGTGTAATGatcatctattttttttctgtttttttatctgttttttcttttttattttttctcattaccatgaaaagatattatttctaattaatcaCGAGACTCAAAGCGATCAAAACTGAGCAACGCAATGCTCGATAATTgcatcgttttatttatttatttttttttcttttttcttttttctttttccttttttttttttaattgcaaaGCTACTTGCAATAgttattcattataattcttttatattagcTTCTAATATCGCCGATTAATataactttctcttttatataattaattaattatttatttatttttttttttttaatttaaccaTTAAATTTTAGATTTAACCATCGAAACGAGTAAATAACAATGATCGCGGATGGATTTATGTGCCAAAGATAGTGAACTTCGAAAAGTCGTCCAGCGGTACCGTAAACTCGAAGTCacgttaattaattcattcattaaacGTCATCATTGaccatttttttaaatttgtaccTTAGAAAGAGGGCGAAATAGTGATTAGACGGAATGTGCGGAAGATTAGAAGTTATTCTGTAATACTAATTCATATTTATCCACGATcctgaatacatacatatatatttatatgtatatcaccGTTGTCTTCACCATTAATATCCGGACCAGCCGGTTAGCAAAAATccataaataatttgtttcttttattccaacgtttaaaataatagaacgTTCAACgtcctcgtttctttctcttttttctctttttctctgtctctttctctttctctctctttctcattttatcaatacgagagaaaaagagaaaacaaagaacTCATCCTTGAGAAAATTACAAAGAATTTATCGtgaaaacgataatgagagatttgttttgaaagaaaaaggatcttTCTCGAAATAAACACACGACGCGCGCAcacgcacgcgcgcacacacacacacacgtgctCGTATACACaagtacatacattcataaatatatagaacgGTATATTCATTCCTATATATTCATCAGGTAACTAAAgacataacaacaatatatagATCATTCTTTCCATTGTGTACTCACTTTTCAAGGTAACAAGTCCTGAAAGGACAATGAGAAATTCTCGGAATCGATTGAGTTAGAGAGAACACGTATTGTTATTCCTGtcgtattatcgataaaaacggtgTACTAGGAAGGTCGTTTAAAAGGCTGTGCTGGCTGTCGCCGTAGTCGTCGATTGCACGCCGGACTCAGAGTTAGGACGCCCGGCGTGTGGCTACAGCTACGTGGATGCTGCCAAACTGATGGACGTCGATTCGGTCACGGCCGAACGTGGCTTTGCGTCTAACGAATTGTAAAGGGGATATTCACAGCAGAGAACAAACTTCAGAAAACGTGGTACTTCGACGTAGATCGAAGGTGGAATTGGTATCAATGGTGACGTTGATTGTTTGTAGTAACGATATTCAGCATTACTGAAAGGAAAATCGATAGATATTAAGGGCTTACTCGTacttgtaaattaattaaaaaaaaaatcgatctttCGATCTCATAATACGCCGTCTCAAGAATATTTAGTTATGATAGTTTCGAATTAAtctgattaataatatacgattaataatatacgatgGGAAGCTATATATCCTTCATATCTACCCACACAGTCTGTTGTTATCGAATAATGTCTTGTCCTTTGCGAAGATTCAATGAATGTATTTTGTTTTAGTGCATACATTAGATCTATGACGCATTTTTCTAGTAGGTTTAAATGGCTccgaaatttaaatatacaaaatttaagATATTCGATTAATAGAATTGTGAAAGTCGTGCGATGCTATCTGCTTTTGAAGTATTACGTTTGTATCGTTTAACCTCATGTATTTGTAATTAAGTATCAATCGTAAAAGGGATTCGCGAGAATTGACAAATTCGGAAAATCTTCGAAGATCACgagggagaaaagaagggTGAACATTTTTAATCCGAAAATTGCGGAAAATGATAAACAGTTTTgattcgcaaaaaaaaaaacaaaaaggagcTGTAAATTATCGTATcgtaagataataatgaatatgacTATAGGATGTAGAATTCCCTTTaccgattttatttttgcgatttttga of the Vespa crabro chromosome 4, iyVesCrab1.2, whole genome shotgun sequence genome contains:
- the LOC124423967 gene encoding failed axon connections isoform X2; translation: MTMATETENNGPESKEIKDVKEMKEALKDETPPDNKQEEKDAAKKEEAGKKEETADAAGAGGGTAASAASSAPAKPVTVHKTNYEKDVVYLYQFFRTALLPSISPYCLKVETWLRLNGIKYENVDHKMKFRSKKGQLPFVELNGEEIADSTIILRELSSKFDKDLDAALTSEQRSVSHAMISMIENHLVWAVACWRTKNMDQVLKGYKVNLQHALGTRIPTGILNFFFKFTFGRKGARKVKAQGMGVHTPEEVSQFGCADLKVLSDMLADKPFFFGDEPTTLDVVAFAHLAQILYIDKETPYNLRDYMQENCPNLVGHCSRMKERCFPDWDEICSTLDINTHLPKPEKQEEGKEGKEEAKESKESKEEKEGDKEKADKEEKEMEKDKEVDENKEKEKDGK
- the LOC124423967 gene encoding failed axon connections isoform X1, encoding MTMATETENNGPESKEIKDVKEMKEALKDETPPDNKQEEKDAAKKEEAGKKEETADAAGAGGGTAASAASSAPAKPVTVHKTNYEKDVVYLYQFFRTALLPSISPYCLKVETWLRLNGIKYENVDHKMKFRSKKGQLPFVELNGEEIADSTIILRELSSKFDKDLDAALTSEQRSVSHAMISMIENHLVWAVACWRTKNMDQVLKGYKVNLQHALGTRIPTGILNFFFKFTFGRKWDLLQGARKVKAQGMGVHTPEEVSQFGCADLKVLSDMLADKPFFFGDEPTTLDVVAFAHLAQILYIDKETPYNLRDYMQENCPNLVGHCSRMKERCFPDWDEICSTLDINTHLPKPEKQEEGKEGKEEAKESKESKEEKEGDKEKADKEEKEMEKDKEVDENKEKEKDGK